CCCCTGTGGCCACCACCTCGAACACGCCGCGCGCCAGACGCAGCAGCGAGACATCAAAGGTGCCGCCGCCCAAGTCATAGACAGCGTAAAGACCTTCCGAGGCGTGATCGAGACCGTAAGCAATCGCCGCCGCCGTGGGCTCATTGATCAGGCGCAGCACCTTCAGCCCGGCCAACTCCGCAGCATCCTTGGTGGCTTGGCGCTGCGCGTCGTCGAAATACGCGGGCACGGTAATGACAGCGCCGTACAGCAGATCGTCAAAGCTGTCCTCGGCCCGCTGGCGCAGGCTCGCCAGAATTTCGGCCGACACCTCTACCGGGGATTTGTGCCCCTCACACGTGCGCACACCCACCATGCCGGGGCCATCCTCCAGCGCATAGGGCAGCTTGGCGGCTTCGGCCACATCCACCAGACGACGTCCCATCAGGCGCTTGACGGAGCCCACGGTGTTGGCGGCATCCTCTGCCGCATGGGCCAAGGCCTCGGCGCCAATCTCACGCCGCCCATCACCCAAGTAGCGCACCACTGAGGGCAGGATGACACGACCCTGAGCATCCGGCAAACACTCGGGGCTGCCACTGCGCACGCAGGCCACCAAGGAGTGTGTAGTGCCCAGATCGATGCCCACCGCAATGCGGCGCTGATGCGGATCGGGGGACTGGCCGGGCTCGGCGATTTGAAGAAGGGCCATGGGTCAAATAGGGAACAAGGCGTCGCGACGCCGTTCAATGTCTTTCAAAAAGCGCGCAACAAACATCAACGAGCGCACGGCCTGAGCGGCCTGCTGAGGCTGCCCGCCCGCATCGTCCAGCTCACGTGCCACGGTCTCAAAAAGACCTTGCTGGCGCCGCCGAACCTGGGCTTGCAGGGCGTCAATGGCCGACTCGTCCTGCGCCTCATCGAGTTGCTCGCGCCAAGCCATTTGCTCGCCCAAAAATGCCATGCACATATGGGTATTGCTCTCTGCCTGGATGGCCGCGCCACGCTGCTCGCACAGATAGGCACCCCGGGTCAGCGGGTCGCGCAGGCGTCGATAGGCCTCATTGACTCGCAAGGCCCATTGCATGG
Above is a window of Inhella inkyongensis DNA encoding:
- the hscB gene encoding Fe-S protein assembly co-chaperone HscB is translated as MHLAHDDFELFGLPARYRLDRAELDARWKSLAAQVHPDRHLGQGAAAQAQAMQWALRVNEAYRRLRDPLTRGAYLCEQRGAAIQAESNTHMCMAFLGEQMAWREQLDEAQDESAIDALQAQVRRRQQGLFETVARELDDAGGQPQQAAQAVRSLMFVARFLKDIERRRDALFPI